The following DNA comes from Agromyces mangrovi.
ATCACGACGTTCAACTACCGCTACAGCCCGCGCAACTCGGCGCTGCGCCGCCTCATCGGCGACGGCGCCATCGGCGAGGTGACGAGCGTGCACTTCGAGTGGGCGCTCGACACGGTGCACGGCGCCGATTACTTCCGTCGCTGGCACCGCTACAAGCGGAACTCCGGCGGGCTCCTCATCCACAAGGCCTCGCACCACTTCGACCTCGTCAACTGGTGGATCGGCGCCGCCCCCGTGCGTGTCTTCGCGAGCGGCGGCCTGCGCTTCTACGGCGCCGACAACGCCCGGGCCCGCGGGCTCGGCGAGCGCCCCGAGCGCGGCACCGGCACGACCGGCGACCCGTTCGCCCTCGACCTGTCGCTCGACGCGCGCATGAAGGAGCTCTACCTCGACAACGAGGGGCACGACGGCTACCTGCGCGACCGCGACGTGTTCGACGAGGGCATCACGATCGAGGACAACCTCTCGGTACTGGTCGACTACGACTCGGGCGCGACGATGAGCTACTCGCTGAACGCCCACAGTCCGTGGGAGGGCTACCGCGTGACGGTCAACGGCACCGAGGGTCGCGCCGAGCTCGAGGTCGTCGAGCGCGGCGCCGTGCTCGTCGGCGAGGACGGCCGGGTCGTCGTGGACCCCAGCATGCACCCCGGATACTCGCCGGAGGACGAGGTGCGTCCCGACTCCGAGCGCCTGGTGCTGCAGCGGCA
Coding sequences within:
- a CDS encoding Gfo/Idh/MocA family protein, which translates into the protein MATQERYGLIGTGSRAGMYVNALTGTQFGVEPLDDVATLVAWCDVNPGRLDVYEREVVASGHPAPKRYAADDIERMVRDEQLDRVVITTPDFTHAEFVTRVLRAGADVVVEKPLTIDAEGVRAIGEAIAETGREVITTFNYRYSPRNSALRRLIGDGAIGEVTSVHFEWALDTVHGADYFRRWHRYKRNSGGLLIHKASHHFDLVNWWIGAAPVRVFASGGLRFYGADNARARGLGERPERGTGTTGDPFALDLSLDARMKELYLDNEGHDGYLRDRDVFDEGITIEDNLSVLVDYDSGATMSYSLNAHSPWEGYRVTVNGTEGRAELEVVERGAVLVGEDGRVVVDPSMHPGYSPEDEVRPDSERLVLQRHWEGAQVVPIPEGIGGHGGGDAFLLEHLFHRVQSDAPLGRIARYADGVRAVSVGIAGNRSLETGLPVRIADLELGAG